DNA from Halostagnicola kamekurae:
TTAGAGCCGATCGTCGGCGTTCCTTCACCGCGATCTGATTCTGGGTATATGGTCGTTGGAGCGCCGGATAATTCTCCATGGAATGATCTCTATCAAGACGTCTACTTGGCGTACATCATGCCCTTAGCGATCATGTTGATCGTGATCGCGTTTGCGTTTGTTGGGCTTCGGGCAGGCTCGATGAGTCCCTACCGACGAAAACAGCTCTTGAGACGGTTAGGAATCGTGTTTATTGGGACGTTCGTCTGGTTCCCCTTGGTCTCGATTCCGCTCCAATTTGTTGACGCTATTGGAACGACGATCGCCCCGATAGACGATATGTCTGCAGGACTTGGTGAGCTTATCCAGTCCTCGCTTGGAGGAATGTTTACGGTTCTGGCGATGGTCTCCATCTCAAACATTTTCCTCGTTGTTGCAGGATTCGTCGTAGCTCTTCGCTGGATTGCAGTTCTAGTGTTGACTCCCCTGATGCCGTTACTGGGTGTTCTCTGGGCGATGGAAATCTGGCCGTTTAATTCAGCTTCGAATATGGCCCGTCGTGTTGCCGGGATCTACCCTGGAATTGTGCTTGCTGGAATTCCGCCTGCAATCATTTTCAGGTTTGGCTGGGAGATTGGCGGGATCGAATCGACGGCAGACGGCCTGTTCGCGCTATTTGTTGGATTGATGCTGATCCCAGCAGCGATCATCGCGATGATCCTAACCGTCTACTGGAGTAGTCCTGCAGTCCGTACCATCGCCCAGAACAGTGTCATCGCTGCGAACCCATCGTCGGCTGCTGCCGGTGCTCGCAAAGCAAAAGCCGCATCTGGAAAGACCGTGCGTGGCGCTCGAAACGTCCATCGGGGCTACGCCAACGGGAAGTACGGACCGATGGCTAAAGACGGGCAGACGAAACTCGGGGGTGGGAACTCGAAAGCGTACAAACTCGGCAAATCAGCGAACTCGACGAAATCCCATGCACGCCAGTATAACAACCTCCGCAAATCGGATACGGGCCGGATGCGCGACAAAGCCAAAGACGACGCCAAACAGGTCACCCGCAAAACGTCGACCAAAGCCAAGCAAGGGCTCAGAAATACGAAAGAAAAGGTCTCGAGGTGGTGATTCGTATGAGTTCGAATACAGCAGACAGCGAGTACAACGCACGAAAAATCCATCAATCGCTGGGTGGAACCACGGCATTCTTCCAGGGCTACACGATTGGCGAACTCATGCTGTTTCTCACAGTTGCGTTCGTCACCGTTATCGCAGCGACGTTCGTTCCGTCTGCCCTGACGATCCCGATCCTTGGATTCGGGATCATGCTCACGATCCTCCTCTTCTTACTTCACAAAGTCAAGCCAGATTACCTCTGGCTCACTGAGTGGCTCGTCGCCCGATTTGGCTGGGCGCTCAAAAACAAGGAGTACACGCACGGTGGGGAGGATAACAGCGAAGTCCGATATCTAACCCGTCTCAACCGTGTCTATCCACACGCGATCGAACGAACTGATGGCGCACTCGTTGGGGCGATGAAAGTCGAACCAGCGAACATGGCCCTCGAGGACGACGATGCCTGGGCAAAAGCCGTCCAATCACTCTCGGAGTTCGTGAATTCGACTGTCGACTTCCCCGTAAAGGTCTATATCACTAGCCGCGAGGTTGATCAAGACGACGTCGTTCGCGAACACCAGCACCGGCTTGGCGACGCCGACGTTCGGTCACGCCCAGTTCTCAAACGCCTTCTCGAGGAGTACGTCGCTTCCAACACGAACGAAAACGGGGATGTGGACTCTGAAACGACCACAGTTCGAGAGTATTATCTCATCACGTCAGTGACCGACACCGACATCGAGCAGTTCGACGAAACCGGAGATAGTGTTCTGGCGTACCTCGCTGAAATGCCCATTCTCGGTCGATTGTTCGGTCGGTTTCAGTCTGATGGGCTGAGCGAATCCAAACGTGACCAACTCAAAGAAGAGAAACTCGAGTCGCGACTCTCCCAGCTTCGGCGTGGTGGCTCGTCGCTCTATCGGTGTTCGATTAGCCCCGTCGACGCATACGACCTTGCACGGATCACGAAGGAGTACTGGACGTGCCAGCCAGAGGAGTACGACGATATCTCGAGCGCACTCGGGACGTTCCCAGTCGTCTCTCACGGAATCAGCGACGGTGTGCCAGCTACGCCAGATCCAGCGGATGTCGTCAGTGCGATGGACGACTCGACTGCGACCCAACGGAAGACAGACATAAGCAATGAAGAAGCTGAGGACTGGGAGTACTCCCTCGAGGAGCTCGATTCAGATGAAACTGTGGAGGGAGATAATACCTCATCAGTGTCCGAAGAAGACCGTCTTCCGGACACGTCGACGATGCACCAGTCGGTTATCGCGCCGTCGACGGTCGACTGGGAGACGACCTACGCCGTGATCAACGACGAAACGTTCGTCCGCACCTTCTGGATCGAACAGTTCCCCGAAGAACCATCGGATGGACTCCTCGAGCGATTACTCCTCGAGACTGACTTGCAGACGGATATCAGCATCCACCTCAACCCATTCGATAGCCAGTCGGCGCAGGACATGATGGCTGACTGGATTTCGGATCTGAAGATTAACCAGCACGACTCGAATAGTCTGAGAGCCGAAGACCTGCAAGAGGACATCGATCAGGCGAAGTACATGCGCTCGCTCGTTCGGGCGAACAAAGCCTCGTTCTATCGCGGCGGCGTATTCATCCGCCTCGCTGCCGAGAGCCAGCAAGAACTAGAGAATCAAACGACTCGACTACGTTCGATCATCAAAGACGCACCAGCGAACTGTACGCTCAAAGTCGCGAGTCGGTGGCAAGAACGAGGGCTCGCGACCGTCTCGCCGCTCGGACGGAACGAACTCGGTCGCGATCGAATGTCAACGCTGACGAACCAGGCTATTGGGGCGATGTTCCCCTTCTCGTCGAACTACCAGATGATGGACGACGGCATCGAATACGGCTATCACGGCCATAACGGCTCTCCCATTCGAATCAATCCCTGGGAGCTCGAGACGGGCCATAGTGAACTCGTCGTCGGGATGCCCGGGGCTGGAAAGACGTTCGGCGGGATCTTGCGCCATCTGCGGATGATGAAACGGCGCAACGATACGATGCTCGTGCTCATCGACCCCGTTGGGGGTTTTCGCGGGATCGCCGACGCGCTGAATGCGAAGACGATCACCGTGGGTGGCGATACGAAACTAAACCCACTCGAGATCCGCGAGACACCACAACACGTTCTCGACTCGAATGACGGAGCCTCGCCCCTCTCGGCGAAGAAAGACGAGGTCTCCGCCGTGCTCGAGAACTTCCTCGAGGCACGTGATATCGACCTGGGGACGGAGACGGGCGTGCTCTCGTATGTGATCGACGAAGCCTATCGACAGGCTGGCATCGTCGAAGACGACGTCTCGACGCACACGTCGAAGAACTCACCGACGATGCAGGACGTCCACCGAATCCTCTGTGATATCGCTGAGAATCCGGATGAGCACAACATTGCAGAATCCGAATCCGCTCGCGAGCGTGCTGCCCAGTACGCTGACGAACTCGCGATCGCCTTCCAGCCCTTCCGCGAGGGTGGCTCCTACGAAAACCTCTCTCACCACTCGGAGATCGATATCCTCGAGGGTGACAACAAGGTCGTCTATATTGATCTGGGTCAGATCGAGGGCAGTGCTTCAGGAATCGATCGCCAGACGTTCTTGATGCAACTGCTGTTGTCGACGATCTACCAGCAGGCGAAAAACACACAGCGGAACGTCGAACTCGCGATCGATGAAGCCCACTATCTCTTCGACGATCAGGCCAACCTCGATTTCCTCGAGACGGCATTTCGTCACCAGCGCCACGCTGGCCTTCGAATGGTATTGCTCTCGCAGACCGCTCAGGAGTTCTACGAAACTGAGCAGGCCGAGAAGATCATCGGGATGTGCCCGATCAAAGTCTTCCACAAACTGCCCGAACTCGACGACTCAACGGCAGACAAAATTGGACTCACCAGAGAACAGCGCCAGTACGTCAGAGGAGCCGACGCCGGGAAGGAAGACCTCGGCTATAGTCAGGCACTCGTTCGTGTCGAAGAACACGGAACGTATCCCCTGCACGTGGTTGCAGACGACTTCGAGAAACGCGTCATCGACTACGAACCTGCGGACCAGGCCTTCCTCGAGCAGGCGATAAGCGACGAACCTGCGGAGTTGCTTGCCTTCGAGGAGTTCGTCGAGAACGAAGCACAGCAAAACGCACTTGCGACCCGCCTCAACATCAGCGCCGAGACGGCGAGTCAACTTCTTGATGAGGATCTCACGAAAGCGGAGGTCCTCGATGCAGTCGTCGAACAGGCTCTCGAATTGGATACAGACACCGAAGAGGCGCCGATCCAGACTGACGGTGGAACTGAACAGCGAACAATCGAACCTGAATATGACAGCTAAGACCATGACTACGCTCGATCGTTTCACGAAGGTGCTCGGTTCGTCGCCCCAGTACGAGTCGACACAACTCGAGTTTGGAGAGCAGGAATCGTTCGTTCAACACCAATCGGACACACCAGGCACACTCCTGCGGATTCGTCCCTACAAAGAGAACGATGGTGTCGTGGATGGGGCAGGTGTCCTCCAATCAGTCCACGACGTGACGACGAACTTCCGCGGGAAGAATACGAGTGATCACCACTCGTTCGAAGTCTGGTTCGACCAAGGGAAGATCAAATTCTACATGCACGCTGCTACCGAGGCAGCAGCCGACAAATTCCGCCGTCGCGTCGGGAACAACTACGCGAATAGCGAAATATTCCGAGTTGAGGAGGGCCACGCATTCCCGGTTATCGATTCTAACGAGTACGTCGCCGGCGCCTGGCTCGAGATGGAGAAAATCCCGTACTACCCGATCCGCCATCACAACAGCGAAGGCTTCGAGACGGATCCGTACGGCGAAATCACCAGCGAGATGCTCTCGCTCGACAACAGTACAGTCGTCACGCAGGTTGTTTTTCGACCGGCGAAACAGTCGTGGACCGAGGGTGATC
Protein-coding regions in this window:
- a CDS encoding conjugal transfer protein, with the protein product MSSNTADSEYNARKIHQSLGGTTAFFQGYTIGELMLFLTVAFVTVIAATFVPSALTIPILGFGIMLTILLFLLHKVKPDYLWLTEWLVARFGWALKNKEYTHGGEDNSEVRYLTRLNRVYPHAIERTDGALVGAMKVEPANMALEDDDAWAKAVQSLSEFVNSTVDFPVKVYITSREVDQDDVVREHQHRLGDADVRSRPVLKRLLEEYVASNTNENGDVDSETTTVREYYLITSVTDTDIEQFDETGDSVLAYLAEMPILGRLFGRFQSDGLSESKRDQLKEEKLESRLSQLRRGGSSLYRCSISPVDAYDLARITKEYWTCQPEEYDDISSALGTFPVVSHGISDGVPATPDPADVVSAMDDSTATQRKTDISNEEAEDWEYSLEELDSDETVEGDNTSSVSEEDRLPDTSTMHQSVIAPSTVDWETTYAVINDETFVRTFWIEQFPEEPSDGLLERLLLETDLQTDISIHLNPFDSQSAQDMMADWISDLKINQHDSNSLRAEDLQEDIDQAKYMRSLVRANKASFYRGGVFIRLAAESQQELENQTTRLRSIIKDAPANCTLKVASRWQERGLATVSPLGRNELGRDRMSTLTNQAIGAMFPFSSNYQMMDDGIEYGYHGHNGSPIRINPWELETGHSELVVGMPGAGKTFGGILRHLRMMKRRNDTMLVLIDPVGGFRGIADALNAKTITVGGDTKLNPLEIRETPQHVLDSNDGASPLSAKKDEVSAVLENFLEARDIDLGTETGVLSYVIDEAYRQAGIVEDDVSTHTSKNSPTMQDVHRILCDIAENPDEHNIAESESARERAAQYADELAIAFQPFREGGSYENLSHHSEIDILEGDNKVVYIDLGQIEGSASGIDRQTFLMQLLLSTIYQQAKNTQRNVELAIDEAHYLFDDQANLDFLETAFRHQRHAGLRMVLLSQTAQEFYETEQAEKIIGMCPIKVFHKLPELDDSTADKIGLTREQRQYVRGADAGKEDLGYSQALVRVEEHGTYPLHVVADDFEKRVIDYEPADQAFLEQAISDEPAELLAFEEFVENEAQQNALATRLNISAETASQLLDEDLTKAEVLDAVVEQALELDTDTEEAPIQTDGGTEQRTIEPEYDS